In a genomic window of Streptomyces noursei ATCC 11455:
- a CDS encoding styrene monooxygenase/indole monooxygenase family protein gives MRKILIVGAGQSGLQLALGLQSQGYEVTLMSNRTADEIRSGRVMSTQCMFHTALQHERDLALNFWESQAPRIEGLGVSVAAPGSHAAPGGTQRAIDWVGKLDGHAQSVDQRLKMAGWMETFAQRGGQVVIHGAAVSDLDFFAQRYDLTLVSAGKGELVSMFGRDAARSPYDAPQRALAVAYVHGMGPRPEHPEFDAVRCNVVPGVGELFVMPTLTVTGRADILFWEGLPGGPVDVFQGVRDPQEHLALTLDLMKTFLPWEYERSADVELTDANGTLAGRYAPTVRKPIGRLPSGGLVLGVADVVVANDPITGQGANSAAKCAASYLASIVERGERPFDAAWMQATFDRYWQTARHVTKWTNAMLAPPPEHVLNLFGAAGQLQPIADRFANGFDDPSDFEHFFFEPEKADAYVASLTG, from the coding sequence ATGCGGAAGATACTCATCGTCGGAGCCGGCCAGTCCGGTCTCCAGCTCGCCCTCGGCCTCCAGTCCCAGGGCTACGAGGTCACCCTGATGTCCAACCGCACCGCCGACGAGATCCGCTCCGGCCGGGTCATGTCGACGCAGTGCATGTTCCACACCGCCCTCCAGCACGAGCGCGACCTGGCGCTCAACTTCTGGGAGAGCCAGGCCCCGCGCATCGAGGGTCTGGGCGTCTCGGTCGCCGCGCCCGGCAGCCACGCCGCGCCCGGCGGCACCCAGCGCGCCATCGACTGGGTCGGCAAGCTCGACGGCCACGCCCAGTCCGTCGACCAGCGCCTGAAGATGGCCGGCTGGATGGAGACCTTCGCCCAGCGCGGCGGCCAGGTCGTCATCCACGGCGCGGCCGTCTCCGACCTGGACTTCTTCGCTCAGCGCTACGACCTGACGCTGGTCTCGGCCGGCAAGGGCGAGCTGGTGTCGATGTTCGGCCGGGACGCCGCCCGTTCGCCGTACGACGCCCCGCAGCGCGCGCTGGCCGTCGCCTACGTCCACGGCATGGGCCCGCGCCCGGAGCACCCGGAGTTCGACGCGGTGCGCTGCAATGTCGTCCCCGGCGTCGGCGAGCTGTTCGTGATGCCGACCCTGACCGTCACCGGCCGCGCCGACATCCTCTTCTGGGAGGGCCTGCCCGGCGGCCCGGTGGACGTCTTCCAGGGCGTGCGGGACCCCCAGGAGCACCTGGCCCTCACGCTGGACCTGATGAAGACGTTCCTGCCGTGGGAGTACGAGCGCAGCGCCGACGTCGAACTGACCGACGCCAACGGCACGCTGGCCGGCCGCTACGCCCCCACCGTCCGCAAGCCGATCGGCCGGCTGCCCTCCGGCGGCCTGGTCCTGGGCGTCGCGGACGTGGTGGTGGCCAACGACCCGATCACCGGCCAGGGCGCCAACTCGGCCGCCAAGTGCGCCGCGTCCTACCTCGCGTCCATCGTCGAGCGGGGCGAGCGGCCGTTCGACGCGGCGTGGATGCAGGCCACCTTCGACCGCTACTGGCAGACCGCCCGGCACGTCACCAAGTGGACCAACGCGATGCTGGCCCCGCCGCCGGAGCACGTCCTCAACCTGTTCGGCGCCGCCGGCCAGCTCCAGCCGATCGCCGACCGGTTCGCCAACGGCTTCGACGACCCGTCCGACTTCGAGCACTTCTTCTTCGAGCCGGAGAAGGCCGACGCCTACGTGGCGTCGCTCACCGGCTGA
- a CDS encoding GTP-binding protein, whose protein sequence is MDRTQAPVATKIVVAGGFGVGKTTFVGSVSEITPLQTEAVMTEASEATDDLSATPDKTTTTVAMDFGRITLDQELVLYLFGTPGQQRFWFMWDDLVRGAIGAIVMADTRRLEDCFPALDYFESCGLPYVVAVNHFEGTERYEVDDVRDALTVPPEVPVVVMDARRRPTVIQALLALVGHALDVTPE, encoded by the coding sequence ATGGATCGGACGCAGGCACCGGTCGCCACCAAGATCGTGGTGGCGGGCGGCTTCGGCGTCGGCAAGACCACCTTCGTCGGATCGGTCTCGGAGATCACTCCGCTGCAGACCGAAGCGGTGATGACCGAGGCCAGCGAGGCGACCGACGACCTGTCGGCGACGCCGGACAAGACCACGACCACGGTCGCCATGGACTTCGGCCGGATCACCCTCGACCAGGAACTGGTGCTGTACCTCTTCGGCACACCGGGCCAGCAGCGCTTCTGGTTCATGTGGGACGACCTGGTGCGCGGCGCGATCGGCGCGATCGTGATGGCCGACACCCGGCGGCTGGAGGACTGCTTCCCGGCGCTGGACTACTTCGAGAGCTGCGGGCTGCCGTACGTCGTCGCGGTCAACCACTTCGAGGGGACCGAGCGGTACGAGGTGGACGACGTCCGGGACGCGCTGACCGTGCCGCCGGAGGTGCCGGTCGTGGTGATGGACGCGCGGCGCCGGCCCACCGTCATCCAGGCCCTGCTCGCGCTGGTCGGCCACGCGCTGGACGTCACGCCCGAATAG
- a CDS encoding DUF742 domain-containing protein, translated as MSSTPKLPVRGADLPRALGSARPGGTPKPARVRPYSLTGGRTRFGHVLLVETFVAALEAPEERRELTASSGPGWLDRVMPEMRAIVELCRRMRSVAEISALLKMPLGVVRVLLSDLADQGKIRVYGTGHGTGRPERALLERVLSGLHRL; from the coding sequence GTGAGTAGTACTCCCAAACTCCCCGTACGCGGCGCAGACCTCCCCCGAGCTCTCGGCTCCGCTCGACCAGGGGGGACCCCCAAGCCCGCGCGGGTCCGGCCGTACTCGCTCACCGGCGGGCGGACGCGCTTCGGCCACGTGCTGCTCGTCGAGACGTTCGTGGCCGCGCTGGAGGCCCCCGAGGAGCGGCGGGAGCTCACCGCCTCGTCCGGGCCCGGCTGGCTGGACCGCGTGATGCCGGAGATGCGCGCGATCGTCGAGCTGTGCCGCCGGATGCGCTCGGTCGCGGAGATCTCCGCACTGCTCAAGATGCCGCTGGGAGTCGTCCGCGTCCTCCTCAGCGATCTCGCCGACCAGGGAAAGATTCGCGTCTACGGCACCGGGCACGGCACCGGCCGGCCCGAACGCGCGCTGCTCGAAAGGGTGCTGAGTGGACTTCACAGGCTCTGA
- a CDS encoding roadblock/LC7 domain-containing protein, producing the protein MKAQAPTAQGKGPSPQARNLHWLLSDLVDEVPGIHSVAVVSSDGLLLLSSDPERVENAAAHTADGGPRGSSADLATIVSGLGSLTNGAAKLMDGGAVKQTMVAMDEGSLFVMSISDGSLLGVHATPDCDMSVIAYHMALFVGRAGHVLTPELRTELRKSMENAQ; encoded by the coding sequence TTGAAGGCGCAAGCGCCCACGGCTCAGGGAAAAGGACCGAGCCCCCAGGCACGTAACCTGCACTGGCTGCTGAGCGATCTGGTCGACGAGGTGCCCGGCATCCACTCGGTCGCGGTGGTCTCCTCCGACGGTCTGCTGCTGCTGTCCTCCGACCCCGAGCGGGTGGAGAACGCCGCGGCGCACACCGCCGACGGCGGCCCACGGGGCTCCAGCGCCGACCTCGCCACCATCGTGTCCGGCCTCGGCAGCCTCACCAACGGCGCCGCGAAGCTGATGGACGGCGGCGCGGTCAAGCAGACGATGGTCGCGATGGACGAGGGCAGCCTGTTCGTCATGTCGATCAGCGACGGCTCACTGCTCGGCGTGCACGCCACCCCGGACTGCGACATGAGCGTCATCGCCTACCACATGGCGCTCTTCGTCGGCCGGGCCGGCCACGTCCTGACCCCGGAACTGCGCACCGAACTCCGCAAGTCGATGGAGAACGCCCAGTGA